In a single window of the Labeo rohita strain BAU-BD-2019 chromosome 23, IGBB_LRoh.1.0, whole genome shotgun sequence genome:
- the ubxn10 gene encoding UBX domain-containing protein 10: MSSGGRMHVTRPKSSKGRSRPMMAPTSSVDSPSQSPSLLPQPPSAKANDRLNQCLRSRAILRRCSQPTTDILTEIFDRPPDEPVSLNKYRVLPSIEKKTGPDQTFGQGDSNRRICQHTSHSHTKAQPDMKLGSEMGLTPPEEPDLLLAIRTPCGQRFKCHFRPTDQLQAVLSAAETEFGERFDNCMIETMDVPRRTFTNLTMTLAQCGIVNKSVLCISEDDSMDLI; the protein is encoded by the coding sequence ATGTCTTCTGGAGGAAGGATGCATGTGACGAGGCCCAAGTCATCTAAAGGACGCAGCAGACCCATGATGGCTCCCACTTCCAGTGTGGATTCACCTTCCCAGTCACCCTCTCTTTTACCCCAACCTCCATCCGCCAAGGCAAACGACAGGTTAAACCAATGCCTTCGTTCCAGAGCCATTCTGAGACGCTGCAGTCAACCTACTACAGATATACTGACTGAAATCTTCGACAGACCCCCGGATGAGCCTGTCTCACTCAACAAATACAGGGTTCTCCCTTCCATAGAGAAAAAAACAGGTCCAGACCAGACGTTTGGTCAAGGTGACAGCAACCGTAGGATATGTCAGCACACTTCACATAGCCACACAAAGGCCCAACCGGATATGAAATTAGGAAGCGAGATGGGTCTAACTCCTCCAGAGGAACCAGACCTGCTGCTAGCTATCAGAACTCCATGCGGTCAGAGGTTCAAGTGCCATTTCCGGCCAACAGACCAACTTCAGGCAGTGCTATCGGCCGCAGAGACTGAATTTGGAGAGAGGTTTGATAATTGTATGATTGAGACTATGGATGTACCACGCAGAACTTTTACAAACCTTACAATGACCTTGGCTCAGTGTGGCATCGTAAACAAATCGGTTTTATGCATTTCTGAAGACGACAGCATGGATTTAATCTGA
- the ddx19a gene encoding ATP-dependent RNA helicase DDX19A yields the protein MATDSWALAVDEQESTTKTIGNLRIMEAGDANLHLTEDDGDKSDEEEKEDRATQSLLNKLIRSNVVNNTNQVEVLQRDPNSPLYSVKTFEELRLKPQLLKGVYEMGFNRPSKIQENALPMMLAEPPQNLIAQSQSGTGKTAAFVLAMLSHVDPSLKWPQCLCISPTYELALQTGKVIEQMGKFYPEVKLAYAVRGHKMERGVKIKEQIVIGTPGTVLDWCVKLKLIDPKKIKVFVLDEADVMIATQGHQDQSIRIQRMLPKGCQMLLFSATFEDSVWKFAERVVPDPNIIKLKREEETLDTIKQYYVLCNSKEDKFNALCNIYGAITIAQAMIFCHTRKTANWLAGQLSKEGHQVALLSGEMVVEQRAAVIERFRDGKEKVLITTNVCARGIDVEQVSVVINFDLPLDKDGNPDNETYLHRIGRTGRFGKRGLAINMVDSQRSMEILKTYERHFNKKIGRLDTDDLDEIEKIAN from the exons ATGGCAACCGACTCTTGGGCTCTAGCTGTGGACGAACAAGAGTCTACAACCAAGACT ATTGGGAACTTGCGGATTATGGAAGCTGGAGATGCAAATTTACATCTGACTGAAG ATGATGGCGACAAATCCGACGAAGAGGAAAAAG AGGACAGAGCCACACAGTCTCTCCTCAACAAGCTGATCAGAAGCAATGTTGTCAACAACACAAACCAAGTGGAGGTTCTTCAGAGAGACCCAAACTCACCACTCTATTCAGTCAAGACCTTCGAGGAGCTGAGACT GAAACCTCAGTTGCTGAAAGGCGTCTATGAAATGGGCTTCAACAGACCTTCTAAAATCCAAGAGAACGCCCTTCCCATGATGCTCGCCGAACC ACCTCAGAATCTGATCGCTCAGTCTCAGTCTGGCACTGGTAAAACAGCTGCCTTCGTGCTGGCCATGCTCAGTCATGTGGACCCAAGCTTAAAATGGCCTCAG TGTTTGTGCATTTCTCCCACATATGAACTCGCTCTGCAGACGGGTAAAGTCATTGAGCAGATGGGCAAGTTTTATCCAGAAGTCAAACTGGCATATGCTGTTCGAGGACATAAAA TGGAGCGTGGCGTTAAGATCAAGGAGCAGATCGTCATTGGCACGCCTGGGACGGTTCTGGACTGGTGCGTTAAGCTGAAGCTCATCGACCCGAAAAAGATCAAAGTGTTTGTTCTGGACGAGGCCGATGTGATGATCGCCACACAGGGACACCAGGACCAGAGCATCCGCATTCAGAG AATGCTGCCCAAAGGCTGTCAGATGTTACTTTTCTCTGCCACCTTTGAGGACTCAGTGTGGAAGTTTGCAGAGCGGGTCGTGCCGGACCCCAACATCATCAAGCTTAAACGAGAAGAAGAGACCCTGGACACTATCAAGCAGTACTATGTGCTCTGCAACAGCAAGGAGGACAAGTTCAACGCACTCTGTAACATCTACGGAGCCATCACTATCGCGCAAGCTATGATCTTCTGTCAC ACTCGGAAAACAGCCAACTGGCTTGCCGGCCAGCTGTCTAAAGAAGGCCACCAGGTGGCGCTGCTCAGTGGGGAAATGGTAGTCGAGCAGAGAGCTGCAGTTATTGAACGTTTCAGAGACGGCAAGGAGAAAGTTCTCATCACTACTAATGTCTGCGCAAGAG GTATTGATGTTGAACAAGTGTCAGTGGTGATCAACTTTGACCTTCCACTGGACAAAGACGGCAATCCAGACAATGAAACGTACCTCCACCGGATCGGCAGAACTGGACGTTTCGGTAAAAGAGGACTTGCTATCAACATGGTGGACAGTCAGCGCAGCATGGAGATTCTCAAGACATACGAGAGGCATTTTA ATAAGAAAATTGGGAGGCTGGACACAGATGATCTTGACGAAATTGAAAAAATCGCCAACTGA
- the ints11 gene encoding integrator complex subunit 11 encodes MPDIKVTPLGAGQDVGRSCILVSIGGKNIMLDCGMHMGYNDDRRFPDFSYITQNGRLTEFLDCVIISHFHLDHCGALPYMSEMVGYDGPIYMTHPTKAICPILLEDFRKITVDKKGETNFFTSQMIKDCMKKVVPLNLHQTVQVDEELEIKAYYAGHVLGAAMFQIKVGSESVVYTGDYNMTPDRHLGAAWIDKCRPDILISESTYATTIRDSKRCRERDFLKKVHETVERGGKVLIPVFALGRAQELCILLETFWERMNLKAPIYFSTGLTEKANHYYKLFITWTNQKIRKTFVQRNMFEFKHIKAFDRSYADNPGPMVVFATPGMLHAGQSLQIFKKWAGNEKNMVIMPGYCVQGTVGHKILNGQKKLEMEGRATLDVKLQVEYMSFSAHADAKGIMQLIRMAEPRNMLLVHGEAKKMEFLKDKIEQEFSISCYMPANGETTTVVTNPSVPVDISLNLLKREMALGGPLPDAKRPRTMHGTLIMKDNSLRLVSPEQALKELGLSEHQLRFTCRVQLHDPHSDTDTLGRIYSHLKSVLKSYSIQHVPDGTVIVESIVIKVTSSAEEPNLKIILLSWSYQDEELGSFLSTLLKKGLPS; translated from the exons atgcCTGATATCAAAGTTACGCCTTTAG GGGCCGGTCAGGATGTCGGCCGCAGCTGTATTTTGGTCTCCATTGGAGGCAAAAACATAATGCTTGACTGTGGGATGCACATGGGCTATAACGACGAT AGACGTTTCCCAGATTTCAGTTACATTACCCAGAACGGTCGCCTCACTGAGTTCCTGGACTGTGTTATTATAAG TCATTTCCACTTGGATCACTGCGGTGCTCTTCCTTACATGAGCGAGATGGTGGGTTACGACGGGCCCATCTACATGACGCACCCAACCAAAGCCATCTGCCCCATCCTGCTGGAGGACTTCAGAAAGATCACAGTAGACAAAAAAGGAGAGACCAATTTCTTCACGTCACAGATGATCAAAGACTGCATGAAGAAAGTTGTGCCACTCAACCTCCACCAAACAGTTCAG gtagATGAAGAGCTCGAGATCAAAGCGTACTATGCAGGTCATGTGCTGGGAGCCGCCATGTTTCAAATCAAAGTCGGCTCGGAGTCTGTTGTCTACACA GGTGATTACAACATGACACCAGACAGACATTTAGG AGCTGCTTGGATTGACAAATGCCGACCGGATATTCTAATATCAGAATCCACGTACGCCACCACCATCAGAGACTCCAAACGCTGCAGGGAAAGAGATTTCCTCAAGAAAGTTCACGAAACTGTGGAAAGAGGAGGAAAG GTCTTGATTCCAGTGTTTGCTCTGGGTAGAGCACAGGAGCTCTGTATTCTATTGGAAACATTCTG GGAGAGAATGAATCTGAAAGCCCCCATTTACTTCTCCACTGGGCTGACGGAGAAAGCCAATCACTACTACAAGCTCTTCATCacctggaccaatcagaagattCGCAAGACCTTCGTGCAAAGAAACATGTTTGAGTTTAAGCACATCAAAGCCTTTGATCGCTCATATGCTGATAACCCTGGACCAATG GTTGTGTTTGCTACTCCTGGAATGTTGCATGCCGGCCAGTCTTTACAGATATTCAAGAAATGGGCCGGCAATGAAAAGAACATG gtgaTCATGCCAGGGTACTGTGTGCAAGGAACTGTGGGACACAAGATCTTGAATGGACAGAAAAAACTTGAGATGGAGGGAAGAGCAACG TTGGACGTGAAGCTGCAGGTGGAGTACATGTCCTTCAGCGCTCACGCCGACGCCAAAGGCATCATGCAGTTGATCCGCATGGCAGAACCCAGAAACATGCTGCTGGTCCATGGAGAGGCCAAGAAAATGGAGTTCCTCAAAGACAAGATCGAGCAGGAGTTCA GTATCAGCTGCTATATGCCTGCCAATGGAGAGACGACAACCGTAGTGACGAACCCCAGCGTACCTGTGGACATCTCGCTCAACCTGCTGAAGAGAGAGATGGCTCTTGGAG GTCCGTTGCCTGATGCTAAACGACCTCGCACCATGCATGGGACGTTAATAATGAAGGACAAT AGTCTGCGGCTGGTTTCTCCAGAACAGGCTCTTAAAGAGCTGGGCCTCAGTGAACACCAGCTGCGTTTCACCTGCCGTGTTCAGCTCCACGACCCCCACAGTGACACAGACACACTTGGACGCATCTACTCACACCTCAAGAG TGTATTGAAAAGTTACAGCATCCAGCACGTTCCAGACGGCACGGTCATTGTGGAATCCATCGTTATTAAAGTCACATCCTCGGCTGAGGAGCCCAACCTCAAAATCATTCTGCTCTCATGGAGCTATCAG GATGAAGAATTGGGCAGTTTCTTGTCTACGTTGTTGAAGAAAGGTCTGCCTTCGTGA
- the cptp gene encoding ceramide-1-phosphate transfer protein produces the protein MAAETFRLQKVLETFRSSLSENKEVYVKYYIAGWQELVTFMNSLGSVFSFISKDVVSKIQIIENFLSGENGSHYATIQSMVTYELENDLVDLTKRGSHPESGCRTLLRLHRALHWLELFLERLRTSTEDSKTSVMCSDAYNESLAQHHPWLIRKAVGMAFCALPGRDTFFEVMNAGDHTQVVALLGESLPLIAEVYQITEDLYANNNLLELP, from the exons aTGGCAGCAGAAACATTCCGTCTACAAAAGGTTTTGGAAACATTTAGATCAAGTCTGAGTGAAAATAAGGaggtttatgtgaaatattatatagCAGGATGGCAAGAGCTGGTTAC CTTCATGAATAGTTTGGGCAGTGTGTTTTCCTTCATCTCCAAGGATGTTGTCAGCAAAATCCAGATCATTGAAAACTTCCTTTCAGGTGAAAACGGATCCCATTATGCCACCATCCAGTCCATGGTGACGTATGAGCTAGAAAACGACCTGGTTGACCTCACCAAAAGAGGCAGCCACCCAGAATCCGGCTGCCGCACTCTTCTGAGGCTCCACCGGGCCCTGCACTGGCTGGAGCTGTTCCTGGAGAGACTGCGAACCAGCACCGAGGACAGCAAGACCTCCGTCATGTGTTCTGACGCCTATAACGAGTCTCTGGCTCAGCACCACCCCTGGCTCATCCGGAAAGCTGTCGGCATGGCGTTCTGTGCCCTTCCGGGGCGTGACACATTTTTTGAAGTGATGAATGCGGGCGATCACACGCAGGTGGTTGCTCTGTTGGGAGAGTCTTTGCCTCTGATTGCTGAAGTGTACCAGATCACAGAAGACTTGTATGCCAACAACAACCTCTTGGAGTTACCGTAG